A part of Gemmatimonas groenlandica genomic DNA contains:
- a CDS encoding Ig-like domain-containing protein → MRVSAPIANFRATLRATSTTLALIGLAGCLDLKTTADACTVSVAPASLTLPVNGASTIVGTAFDCKGNSIRNKKISYSSSNTAVATVTTEGNVIAVGIGGASVSAVADGKSASVQVTVTPEAAATVTVTPSTLTLRRTNTRQLTATARNNQNTVIPGRTFRWGSSNSSIVSVDQNGLLTALTPGTVVISAEADQTTGNATVTVTEIPIGSCSLAPATSKLTVSQSVQPAITLRDTANNVISSLGRSIAWTSDNEIAATVTGSGLVTARKAGTARITASPVENTQASCNATVEVVDARIVSAVITTRSGSLRIGIPRQFQVSLTDSVGGAIPAGRAVTWTSVTPAIASVTSNGLVTGIALGSARIAVNAEGAVDTVNFTVTKIPVATVRLSPLSSSIVQGGTVQINATIEDSTGTAVTDRIVEWTSSDPTRAAVSSTGLVTTQAPGTVTITATSETRSGTSQVTVQPIPVDTIVVTSGTYSAALNAPSKSFAIQLRDANGNQIFNRSVSVQSSNPGVATGAINGTATQVNISASAVGTTTFTMRALNSNNQPEGKTTTVTVTITASTP, encoded by the coding sequence ATGCGGGTCTCTGCCCCCATTGCGAACTTCCGCGCGACGTTGCGCGCGACCTCCACCACGCTCGCCCTGATCGGGTTGGCGGGGTGTCTCGATCTCAAGACCACCGCCGACGCCTGCACCGTCTCGGTGGCACCGGCTTCGCTGACGCTGCCGGTGAACGGTGCGTCGACGATCGTCGGCACCGCCTTCGATTGCAAAGGCAACTCGATTCGTAACAAGAAGATCTCGTATTCCTCGAGCAACACCGCGGTGGCCACGGTGACGACAGAAGGCAACGTGATCGCGGTCGGTATTGGCGGGGCCTCGGTCTCGGCGGTCGCCGACGGCAAGAGTGCATCGGTGCAGGTCACGGTGACGCCGGAAGCGGCGGCCACGGTGACCGTCACGCCGAGTACGCTGACGCTGCGCCGCACGAACACGCGTCAGCTCACGGCGACCGCGCGCAACAACCAGAACACGGTCATCCCCGGCCGCACGTTCCGCTGGGGGAGCAGCAATTCGTCGATCGTGTCAGTCGATCAGAACGGCTTGCTCACCGCGCTCACACCGGGCACCGTGGTGATCAGCGCCGAGGCCGATCAGACGACCGGTAACGCCACGGTCACCGTAACGGAAATCCCGATCGGGAGCTGCTCGCTCGCGCCGGCCACGTCCAAGCTCACCGTGTCGCAGAGCGTGCAGCCGGCGATCACGCTGCGCGATACCGCGAACAACGTCATCTCGTCGCTCGGCCGCTCCATTGCCTGGACCAGCGACAACGAAATTGCGGCGACGGTGACCGGCTCAGGCCTGGTCACGGCGCGTAAGGCCGGGACGGCCCGCATCACGGCGTCGCCGGTGGAGAACACGCAGGCATCGTGTAACGCCACAGTCGAAGTGGTGGACGCCCGCATCGTGTCGGCGGTGATCACGACGCGCAGTGGTTCGCTGCGCATCGGCATCCCGCGTCAGTTCCAGGTATCGCTCACCGACTCCGTGGGCGGCGCCATTCCCGCCGGCCGCGCGGTTACATGGACGAGCGTGACGCCGGCGATCGCGTCGGTGACGTCGAATGGACTGGTGACCGGTATCGCGCTCGGCTCAGCGCGCATCGCGGTGAACGCCGAAGGCGCGGTGGATACGGTCAACTTCACCGTCACGAAGATTCCGGTCGCCACGGTACGCCTCTCGCCCCTCTCCTCGAGCATCGTTCAGGGCGGAACGGTGCAGATCAACGCGACCATCGAAGACTCCACCGGCACGGCGGTCACCGACCGCATCGTGGAGTGGACCAGCAGTGACCCCACGCGTGCCGCGGTGTCGTCGACGGGTCTCGTGACCACGCAGGCGCCGGGCACGGTCACCATCACCGCCACCAGCGAGACGCGCTCCGGCACGTCGCAGGTAACGGTGCAGCCGATCCCGGTCGATACGATCGTCGTGACGTCGGGGACCTACTCGGCGGCGCTCAATGCCCCGTCGAAGTCCTTCGCGATTCAGCTACGTGATGCGAACGGGAATCAGATCTTCAACCGGTCGGTCAGCGTGCAGAGCAGCAACCCGGGGGTTGCGACGGGCGCCATCAACGGGACCGCGACGCAGGTGAACATCAGCGCGTCCGCCGTGGGAACGACCACGTTCACCATGCGCGCACTGAACAGCAATAACCAACCCGAAGGCAAGACGACCACGGTCACGGTGACCATCACGGCGTCGACACCGTAG
- a CDS encoding acyl-CoA dehydrogenase family protein — translation MSASPPVAHAKPSFLRGLFQGEITEALLFPYPATLDERRPDEAATVHRLIAALNAMVASGLIDPRQMDENETLGEPVIKAFAEAGLLGLTTPQEYGGLGLSASAYARVFGAVASVDASLGVLIGVHCGLGGKALVLFGNDEQKARYLPALARGEMLAAYALTEPETGSDAQHIVTTARRNAENTGWLLNGRKHWIGNGQRAGMIATFAQTPIVRNGETIMRPTAFIVRPDMPGFRIDGTVAKLGIRASTQAELVFEDCFVPDDHVLGEVGKGFRVAVNALNAGRLSLASGCASGCKRLLAEFARYAEARTQFGGPLASFEITQRKMATIAADTYAVDAMVGALAAALDEDSVDASLEAACAKVFASELVWRTADELVQLAGGRGFVKPWPYERYLRDARINRIFEGANEILRLFIGLNGIQGPAEELKELSGALKNPIQNWVLVSSYAAERVASALGKKDRFDVTFHPSLRKHAEFVEKHVAALAAATQKMIVTHKKEILHRQLVVERLADMAIELYARATTIARTQRLIGERGADACAREIALTDLFCIESGRRFRAIRMELDGDAGEAIDDLRRDIAARIRAEHGYGTSDALMDVAVPPLPAWSLTKAEQQAAVERRTP, via the coding sequence ATGAGCGCGTCGCCACCTGTCGCCCACGCCAAGCCGTCGTTTCTTCGCGGGCTCTTTCAGGGCGAGATCACCGAAGCCTTGCTCTTCCCGTACCCCGCAACACTCGATGAGCGGCGGCCGGACGAAGCCGCCACGGTGCACCGCCTGATTGCGGCGCTGAATGCCATGGTGGCCTCAGGGCTGATCGATCCGCGGCAGATGGATGAGAACGAAACGCTGGGCGAGCCAGTGATCAAGGCGTTCGCCGAGGCCGGGCTCCTCGGTCTCACGACGCCCCAGGAGTACGGCGGCCTCGGACTCTCGGCGAGTGCCTACGCGCGCGTGTTCGGCGCCGTCGCGTCGGTGGATGCGTCGCTGGGTGTGCTGATCGGCGTGCACTGCGGCTTGGGCGGCAAGGCCCTCGTGCTTTTCGGCAACGACGAACAAAAGGCGCGCTATCTGCCGGCGCTGGCGCGCGGCGAGATGCTGGCGGCGTACGCACTCACGGAGCCCGAAACCGGCTCCGACGCGCAGCACATCGTGACCACGGCGCGCCGTAACGCCGAGAACACCGGATGGCTGCTGAACGGCCGCAAGCACTGGATCGGTAATGGTCAGCGCGCCGGCATGATCGCGACCTTCGCGCAGACGCCGATCGTGCGGAACGGCGAGACGATCATGCGGCCCACCGCGTTTATCGTGCGCCCCGACATGCCCGGCTTCCGCATTGACGGCACGGTGGCCAAGCTGGGTATCCGCGCCTCAACGCAAGCCGAGCTGGTGTTCGAGGATTGCTTCGTTCCCGACGATCACGTGCTCGGCGAGGTCGGCAAGGGGTTCCGCGTCGCCGTGAACGCGCTCAATGCCGGCCGGCTGTCGCTGGCGTCGGGGTGTGCGTCGGGATGCAAACGGTTGCTGGCCGAGTTCGCGCGCTACGCCGAGGCGCGGACGCAGTTCGGCGGCCCGTTGGCGTCGTTCGAGATCACGCAGCGGAAGATGGCCACCATCGCCGCCGACACGTACGCCGTCGACGCGATGGTCGGTGCGCTGGCCGCGGCGCTCGATGAAGACAGCGTGGACGCGTCACTCGAAGCAGCCTGCGCGAAGGTCTTTGCCAGTGAACTCGTGTGGCGTACCGCCGACGAACTCGTGCAGCTCGCGGGCGGTCGTGGCTTCGTGAAGCCATGGCCGTACGAACGCTATCTGCGCGATGCCCGCATCAATCGCATCTTTGAAGGGGCCAACGAAATCCTGCGACTGTTCATCGGACTGAATGGCATTCAGGGGCCAGCCGAAGAGCTCAAGGAACTCTCCGGCGCGCTCAAGAACCCGATTCAAAACTGGGTGCTGGTGTCCAGCTACGCAGCGGAACGCGTCGCCTCCGCGCTGGGCAAGAAGGATCGGTTCGACGTCACGTTTCATCCGTCGCTGCGCAAGCACGCCGAGTTCGTGGAGAAGCACGTGGCTGCGCTGGCCGCCGCGACGCAGAAGATGATCGTGACGCACAAGAAGGAAATTCTGCATCGCCAGCTGGTGGTGGAGCGGCTCGCCGACATGGCGATCGAGCTATACGCACGCGCCACCACGATCGCCCGCACGCAGCGCCTCATCGGCGAGCGCGGCGCCGACGCCTGCGCGCGAGAGATCGCGCTGACCGATTTGTTCTGCATCGAATCCGGTCGACGCTTCCGAGCGATCCGCATGGAGCTTGACGGCGACGCCGGTGAAGCGATCGACGACTTGCGCCGCGATATTGCCGCGCGCATTCGTGCAGAGCACGGTTACGGCACGAGTGATGCACTGATGGATGTCGCCGTTCCACCACTTCCCGCGTGGAGCCTCACCAAGGCCGAGCAACAGGCCGCTGTGGAGCGAAGGACACCATGA